A stretch of the Lactuca sativa cultivar Salinas chromosome 9, Lsat_Salinas_v11, whole genome shotgun sequence genome encodes the following:
- the LOC111898258 gene encoding uncharacterized protein LOC111898258, translating to MGELPKKMGDPRCLTLPCEFGNNLKTYSLADFWDNINLMPYSFYQTLNIPKLKATRMKIHMVNHSMTYPRGIVEDILVKIRKIVFPIDFFIMGMKEDNNVPIIFGRPLLNTARALVDIRESKLTLRVGNDESTFGVEDGS from the coding sequence ATGGGAGAGTTACCaaagaagatgggagatcctAGATGtctcactcttccatgtgaatTTGGGAATAATTTGAAGACTTATTCTTTAGCTGATTTTTGGGATAACATAAATCTAATGCCTTACTCATTTTATCAAACGCTTAATATTCCAAAGTTGAAGGCTACAAGAATGAAAATTCACATGGTCAATCATTCAATGACATATCCTAGAGGCATTGTAGAAgatattttagttaaaattagaaAAATCGTTTTTCCAATTGATTTTTTCATAATGGGCATGAAAGAAGACAATAATGTTCCAATTATCTTTGGTCGCCCTCTACTTAATACTGCTAGAGCCTTGGTTGATATTCGCGAATCCAAGCTTACCTTGAGAGTGGGAAATGATGAATCTACTTTTGGAGTAGAAGATGGCTCCTAA